In a single window of the Drosophila miranda strain MSH22 chromosome XL, D.miranda_PacBio2.1, whole genome shotgun sequence genome:
- the LOC108155269 gene encoding 26S proteasome regulatory subunit 6B yields the protein MPYNMDILMPEKDELCDSKPKDAHSSLDELDIDDLYVRYKKLQKTLEFIEVQEEYIKDEQRNLKKEYLHAQEEVKRIQSVPLVIGQFLEAVDQNTGIVGSTTGSNYYVRILSTIDRELLKPSASVALHKHSNALVDVLPPEADSSISMLQPDEKPDVSYADIGGMDMQKQEIREAVELPLTHFELYKQIGIDPPRGVLMYGPPGCGKTMLAKAVAHHTTASFIRVVGSEFVQKYLGEGPRMVRDVFRLAKENAPAIIFIDEIDAIATKRFDAQTGADREVQRILLELLNQMDGFDQTTNVKVIMATNRADTLDPALLRPGRLDRKIEFPLPDRRQKRLVFSTITSKMNLSEDVDLEEFVARPDKISGADINAICQEAGMHAVRENRYIVLAKDFEKGYKNNIKKDEQEHEFYK from the exons ATGCCATACAACATGGACATACTCATGCCTGAGAAG GACGAACTCTGCGATTCAAAGCCGAAAGATGCGCACAGCTCTTTGGATGAATTGGACATTGATGATTTGTATGTGCGTTATAAG AAACTTCAAAAAACCTTGGAGTTCATAGAGGTGCAAGAGGAGTACATCAAGGATGAACAACGTAATCTTAAGAAGGAATATCTACATGCCCAGGAGGAGGTGAAACGCATACAGTCGGTGCCGCTTGTGATTGGACAATTCCTGGAAGCTGTCGACCAGAACACGGGAATTGTTGGCTCCACAACAGGCTCCAATTACTATGTCCGCATCCTGTCCACCATCGACCGTGAGTTGCTAAAACCATCGGCTTCCGTGGCTCTGCACAAGCACAGCAATGCCTTGGTGGATGTGCTGCCACCCGAGGCGGACAGTTCTATATCAATGCTGCAGCCCGACGAGAAACCAGACGTCAGCTATGCCGACATTGGCGGCATGGATATGCAGAAGCAGGAGATTCGCGAGGCGGTCGAGCTACCTCTAACCCACTTCGAACTCTACAAACAGATCGGCATTGATCCCCCCCGCGGTGTCCTCATGTACGGCCCGCCTGGTTGCGGCAAGACTATGCTGGCCAAGGCTGTGGCTCACCACACAACCGCCTCCTTTATCCGTGTGGTCGGATCTGAGTTCGTGCAGAAGTACCTCGGCGAGGGTCCTCGCATGGTGCGCGATGTCTTCCGTCTGGCCAAGGAGAACGCTCCAGCCATTATATTCATAGACGAGATCGACGCGATTGCAACCAAACGTTTCGATGCCCAGACCGGTGCCGATCGCGAGGTCCAGCGCATCTTGCTTGAGCTGCTCAACCAGATGGATGGCTTCGACCAGACCACCAATGTGAAAGTGATCATGGCCACCAATCGCGCCGACACCCTGGATCCAGCTCTGCTGCGACCTGGTCGTCTCGATCGCAAGATCGAATTTCCGCTCCCTGATCGCCGCCAGAAGCGTTTGGTCTTCTCCACGATCACGTCCAAAATGAACCTCAGCGAGGATGTCGATCTGGAGGAGTTCGTGGCGCGTCCGGACAAGATATCCGGCGCCGACATAAATGCCATCTGCCAGGAGGCGGGTATGCACGCGGTGCGGGAAAATCGTTACATCGTTCTCGCCAAAGACTTCGAGAAGGGCTACAAGAACAACATCAAGAAGGACGAACAGGAGCACGAGTTCTACAAATAG